In the genome of Arachis stenosperma cultivar V10309 chromosome 6, arast.V10309.gnm1.PFL2, whole genome shotgun sequence, the window TCACAGACCACGTCGAAATGGAATAAAAAGATTAAGAGAAGGGTAAGAAGGAAGGAAGTACTAAAAATAGGATCCAATGCCGGTAACCACTTTAGACTTTGGAGGCCAAACCATGAACGAAatattaataaacaaaattcatccGACAAAACTTTAATAATATGAAAATATCTGTCATGCTAGTGAGATACTCAAAATCTTGATCATAATTTCAcagaattttaatttcaaagataaaaaaataagtctCTCAAAACACACGGTAAGATTTTCCCATGGTACTCTTCAGATACAAGCACCTAACCtgaaataagtaaaataaatattgcaCGTTATATGATTTGGCTAGATGAAAGAATTTAAATACACCCATGGattaaaaataacaatacaGGGAATAAACACTAATCAAGAAACATGCAAACTAAGTCAATAATAAAAGGGGTAAAGTCATGAACATGTCAGAGATAGATGAAGAATGCAATAGCAATGCATCAAACATCGGAGGTCGGAGGAATACTTACGTTCTGCCAGTTCTTTTTCAACAAGGAAACAAGGAAGTTAACACTCAGTTGTACGTTTTGAAAGATTTGCTTTTCTTCCATACTAACATTGCCAACGGCTACTCCCATGCAGAGCACCTTCTTAAGCTGAAACTTGACCATAGCCTTTGTCTCGTTAACTTTTGACTCGAGAGATTCTTGGTGGGTAACAAGTGTGGGAAACTTTCCTGCAAAGTCAGGAGGAATTTCAAAAGCAGCAAGAGGTGAAAactgaaattcaaaagatatgcaCAACATATAAGGTCTACGAAACAAAACGAACACTACATTCAGTAGACAATCAAAAGAACTATAAACAGGAAGACTACAATGTCACACATgaataaaattatcaaaatcaTAACAATTTAACAAGTTTCTGGAAATGCACAAAAGTTTAAAATCCAAAAGATACATGCCTGCCTTGTTGAGACCAGGACCCAAGAGACGAGGAATCTGCTTAATGACTGCTTCAGAAGCCAAGAAAGCATGATATTTCTTGGCAAGTTTCTTCACcaatttcttatttttgttaAGCTTCTTCAATGCTTCAACATCCATCCAATCCAATCCTATTTTCTCAGCCTGCAAATTATAAGTTCAATCAACATAACAAACATGGCAACCATTACACACAACAATCACACAAGCAGCACTGAAACACAACCAAAATATCACTTCCATCAAATCATAAAATGTTATTGCTCTCTTCAAGTGCAGCCAATGTGTCATTTCAAGATACTCCATTCATACAACAAAATGGAAAGCACAGCATTTGCAAAGTCATTCAAATCAAGCATCTCATTTACACACTTCAAATACCAGATTGTTACAAACGTTAATGTTAAGCCAAAAACTTCAATTAGATACATCATTTTCTCACATAAATATGTAATTTCTACGAATCAACTTATTCTATCATATCCAATATAATCAAGGGTCATGTATGACAATAaccaaattacaaaaataaacgGAGCTACcattttacttttataactaAGAAGTCTTGATACAACAACAGAAAATGAATTGGAAGACAAGCTTACCTCTTCAACATGCTGAGCATCACCAAGCATGCAGATTTTCATCTTGGGCCTTGGGATGTGTGGCAACTTTACAGAACCACTGAAACGCTTGTCCTTTTGTGGATCATAGTTTTTGAGTCCAATTTGGAGCTCAATGGTCTCAACAAACTTCCTATTCTTCTCTTTCGAATCAGCCACAATTCCTGTGATGGCTTCTCTCAGCGCATCACTCTGAAGCTTACTATACAGTTCGCGcgcacacacacacagagataAAATCAACACTCATATCgccaattaattaatttcacaaaaacaaaattattcaaGAGATTCATTTCGTTTTAACCAAACATTTATTATCAATCCATGACGAAAATGAGGGGAAAACATAAATCTTTGACAGTGGAAGCTAAAATTTACCTCATGGTTGAAGCTAGGGTTTTGTGGAATCAAGAGCTGCTAAAACTGCGAacaaaaattgaaatggaaaaagaaaaagttggtATTAGGAAAAACTAAACGTCAAAATCGAATCCAAATCAAAATGGAAAGAGGAGTATTATTGTAGCGATTTGAGTGACGCAGAAAGTAGCAATACCCTGTGTCTGTGTGAGGCGGAATGGAACAGAAGACAGCAGCTAGGGTTTTCGGCTGGTTATGGATATGACATATGAGCATTGGCTGGGTTGGGCCGAGTTGGGCCGGGTTAAGCTtccaaattaatttaatattggGCTTAGGCCCATTACAAATCAGACACTGCATCTTTTCTTCTATTCTAATTCTATCGTCCAAAAAGCCCCCTTGCCATTCAAAGGAGGATTGGGTATGAACCCGGAGGGTTGGCAGCGCTGGGTGCTCCGATTTTGTTGActggaatttttttttttttttgttctgaGTTGCTTTTGTTACGATTTTAGTTCTTAGTTGCTGAATTaaattattgttgttgctgctgaattattgaattatcgtttaattattgattttaattttctcACATAATCTCTTTGAAGTAAtataatgtttttattttacttcACTGCAAAGATATATTTATTCATTGACActgattatattattttcttttgttatcaGTCTTTATTTCCTTTgataagttaattatttatactttttattatataataattgtatttgattttaataGAAATAAgcattttgaattttttttatatatttaatatccGATTCGCAAATGTGCAAATCGGATTGAATCTGAGTATATACGAATATTATATCCGATTTAatctaataaatttatttaggactaaataaaaattttggtcATATTCAATTCAATCTAGGCGATGTGCAGTTctatttaaaaagtaaaaatgaattattagaagaataaaataaattatattaattttagattactaaagtatgaaatcttacacttaaatttttatttatttatatttttaataatattgttATACGAGATAATATTCAAATTGATCTCTAAATTTGTATATGAGTTTCAATTGCCTTTATTTAGTCCCCAAATTTTGCGAACATGACTCATGTTAGTTCTTGAAACAATTTTCAATGTATAGACGTTAATAGAATGTTGTCATGGATAGGCGGACGCCACACTAGACTCTGTAAAATGATATCGTTTTGATTTTGACACTCAAATAACCCAAAAACAATATCATAAGTGGTGTTTATTGAAACTTTACTTAACAAAACAAGTGATACGACACcattttttgagttatttaaATGTCAAAACCAAAACTACAGCATTTTATGGCATTTGATTATTCATTTCAACGCTCCATTAACATTTTTGAACTAAAAATTATCTTGGGGACTAATGTGAGGCAcgtttataaaatttaaatactaaatagagaaaattaaaattttatggaCTAAATTGAGACTGACGTACAAGTTCAAGGACCAAATTGAGTATTAACTCATTGTTATACTTTGTCTTTCGACCTTgccattaaatttttttagtagaTAATGAAAAGATAGGAAATATTTTGTATGCAATTATccttttaaaatatcattttcaaaatataatctaTATATTTACGTATACAATATATAATTAggaatatagaaaatatttttttttctaaaaatattttcattaactatatataatttataaaaaaatatggtttcctattttcaaaacaaatattCTCTACATACAAGTTATTTTTTCATACAAGTCCATACAAATTATTTTACCCTAATTCATCTCACGCGCCTCTTCTTAACACGTACAATCCACGCGCctcttaatttaattaatttttcaatcaacgTGCGAATATATaactttcttttttgaaaagatttcattttctttttcgaaTCTTGTCAGCATTTTACCTTCTCTTTTCGTTTTCGTGTGTTCTCTTTCGTCGTTTTCTTGCGTTCTCTTTCTTCGTTTTTGAAATCAATATCCGAAATcattttgaagataatgaatgATTCAAGTTCAGATTGTCAACTGAATCAGAGCAAAGTGGATTATTGTTTTGATTCTAATGAAGCGTCTAAGGTATGGTTCAATTCCAATTAATGTTTtcgttagtagtttatgattaTGTAGGTGAATAATGTTGTGAATCTTGCTTGTGAAAATTGCtcttcattgttgattgtttgaattgaatgtaatgtaGTAGTTCTGATGAATCTATTGCATTATATATCAGATTTTTCTGTGTAAATCATAAATATTTTGGTGTATTGGAGGGACTTTTCAGTGTATTTACAGGTTCTAACATTTTCAATTGAACGAGAGTGAATTgtattattgttttgaatcgAATCAAGTAGTGAGGTGTGGTTTGAATCTAGATAATATAATTTGTTTATCGTTTATGATTCTATAGTTGAATTGTTTTAGTTAATGATGAATTCTGAatcttatttttgttattttttatgatgattCTATAGTTGTAGTTGCATTCTATAGTTTATCCTAGTTTTAATATGGTGTATAGTGGattattttttgtgtattttgtAGTTTCTGTGCGATGTTGATGAGAAGTTTGTTCCGAAGGTTGGGATGTTTAACATGCTTGAAGATGCTGCAAAATTCTACAAAGATTATTCGAAAGTTGCAAGTTTTTCTACAGGAGTTTTGAGCACAAATAAGAAGGGAAATGAAATTCTACAAGATTGATTTCCTTGCGTTTTGGCAACGATTTTGACAGTTTCTTGAGAGATTTTGAGTGTCGTTTCAATCTTCAGGATTGGAGTTTTGATTGAGGAAAAAGAAGAACCATTTTTCATAATATGAGTGAACGCACTATTGAAACTATTGAATTAGTGCGTGTTTAAATGCTCGCATATATAAGGGTTGTTATTGTTGGACTTGACCCAACATGTATAACTTGTAAATCAAAAAAGCTTGTATGTGTAGTAGGCctacaataaaataaagtaggtaataagataaaataaaaagaagtaagttaaataaataaatgtgtATCATTGAATTTATgtgaaataatataaattattaaatggTTGTAATTCAATCCGTATAAGTGTATTATTTATAAATCATACTAATCAATATAAAAAGACTATATATACACTAAAATCAATCCtaatataacatatatattgaAATACAATGTTATAAGTAAAGTTTTAGAAATTGAATTGATTATTGAGTGACTCTATTTATTAGTTTATCCAATTTAAAAgttcaattttaatttaaccGAAATAACTGaactataataaaataataaatagagtTATAAGTATTCAAGATTCTATAACTTATTTTTTGTTATCAACAGGATCATTTTTGATACGCAAGATTTTAACACGAGACACATACTTAGTATATACTAATAACAACACCACCATCACTAATAATTTAAACAATAACAACATTTATAACAAATATGTTTTACTGAGTATGAACTCTGAATATGTAAATATTATGATAATGGCTAATTGTATAAGATGAATAAACAATTTCACTGTAATAATTTTAACGGCAGTAAGAATTGCCCTATCTCTACTTACATCTTCAAAATCaatatttcaaaaatacttaagaaagattggattttatataaaaaaattacatttgcATCATCACATAACTTacaacaaaattaattaaaatatattaagcTAGGTTATAATACTTACAACATCCATTTTTTTAGAATCTTTTTCcgatgtaaagataaggaaaatcttaagaaaaaacaaaaaaatgaaacaCACACATTTGAACAGATCCAAACACCAAATTTCgtacaaacaaaaaaatcaaaagtgaGAGTAAGATGAAGAAATGCTTGAAtctactaaaaataaaagagagtaTATTCATAACTAAAAGTAGAATacatattataattatattttaatatttttgacataaaaaaagatttaactACAAAATAAAGGTGCTTTTGTGCGATCATTTAGAATATTTGGATGGAAAGGAATATGAGGATATTTCAGAATAAAAGCAGAGGTGTAGAAGAAATCATCAACATGTCCATGGTTAACCACAACGAGTGGCAAGGTGTCTCTTCATGTTGTTGATGGCTATGCCGAAGATGACATAGAGAGTTTCTTCTCTTAGGGCCTGTTAGGAGTTGATTGTCTGTTTTTGTTTTACGTTTCTATTTGCTCCACTCTACTGTGTCGAGctcttttgtttcaaaaaaaaataataatgaatgaACCTAAAtgagaaggaaaaaaaagtataaaaatctaattataaatttaataaaattacagtgaccaatagaataattaaatctaaaaaatactatgtgaacaaaaaaatcaatcatCTAATCAGGGTATGTTTAAAATGAGCACAACAATTATGTGCTTATTATTGGATGTGCCATATTTATATAGATCATTAAGTTTTCCTAGATACAAATCAAAGGCTAATATAGAAGAAGAGTATTGATagactctaataaatataaaatattctaATACATAAATAAACGCTTTAAATGGCAATACTTTAATACACAATACTTTGAATGgcaacaaaaatttttattcttaaatagttaaatataaaatatataaatataaatatatgagttttttatttattaagattaattattatgcaagaaatttttatgatattaaaaaattatattaaaataatattttaaactataacataaaattataaaataattaacattttattttatattacttgacaaataattagattattatattcaaaatttattaactaactacttttgttaaagatattattatatactataattttttatcaaaatattttaaaaatataatttatttgaaatattatatataatacatgaaaatattaactttttcatttttttcaatttttttagaaaataaaataaataatataattctaaatacatgcctattatattatatatttatttatattactAAGGTCTAAACTAATCAAACTTacgtaattaaaaatataaaacatataaatacaaaaaatataaatattttttattcattaaaattaattattattcaaaatttttttataatattaaaaaattatattaaaataatatttttaactgcaacataaaaatataaaataattaaattttattttatattacgtgataaataattaaattattatattcaatatttttaacaaactttttttaaaaatattattatataatataattttttataaaatatttgtcaaaatataatttatttaaaataatatatataatacatgatatattttttttatttgtttttagaAAAACTGAATACATAATATGTATCAATTATGTATATGTATTATATACGTATATGTAATAGTGACTGATATATGATTGgtatatattctttttttttagacTCTCTAATATATGTGCCACTTTAAGACTTTTTTTtctaatcttttttatttttatttattttgtaataatattaagtagataataatttaaaattattttttaaatttaatatttatagtttcatatatataatatttataattatatatctataataagatcatattttattttttattattttcgaatatttttttatttttctagttaaattttttattttttaacttaaccagacttttatatatatatgagaaattGGTGTATATCTTTCAC includes:
- the LOC130936716 gene encoding 60S ribosomal protein L10a, whose amino-acid sequence is MSKLQSDALREAITGIVADSKEKNRKFVETIELQIGLKNYDPQKDKRFSGSVKLPHIPRPKMKICMLGDAQHVEEAEKIGLDWMDVEALKKLNKNKKLVKKLAKKYHAFLASEAVIKQIPRLLGPGLNKAGKFPTLVTHQESLESKVNETKAMVKFQLKKVLCMGVAVGNVSMEEKQIFQNVQLSVNFLVSLLKKNWQNVRCLYLKSTMGKSYRVF